In Acidobacteriota bacterium, a single window of DNA contains:
- a CDS encoding four helix bundle protein codes for MLGRARPHESLEVWKVSMDLAQAVYAATGRFPKEELYGMTAQVRRAAVSIPANIAEGMARRGQQERRQFFYIARGSLSEVETLLALSARLEFVEGAAFE; via the coding sequence GAGCCCGGCCGCATGAGAGTCTGGAGGTGTGGAAGGTCTCCATGGACCTTGCTCAAGCGGTGTACGCGGCCACAGGCCGGTTTCCGAAGGAGGAACTCTACGGAATGACGGCGCAAGTGCGGCGGGCGGCGGTGAGCATCCCCGCCAACATCGCGGAGGGAATGGCCCGAAGAGGCCAGCAAGAGCGGCGACAATTTTTCTACATCGCCCGTGGATCGCTGAGCGAGGTGGAGACCTTGCTGGCGCTGTCTGCTCGCCTTGAGTTCGTGGAGGGAGCGGCCTTCGAGGA